One region of Phycicoccus sp. M110.8 genomic DNA includes:
- a CDS encoding universal stress protein has translation MTSTAHRPSAAAAAAASTTGAEVVVALTNDESARRVAEEGVRLAHELGASVRFVHVLPERLDVQERTDAAEPTFAAAMAALRRTGPHARATFESTTGDPVELLVARCADARMLVIGADSEGGVVGALCRERVTCPVHEVAP, from the coding sequence ATGACCTCCACGGCCCACCGCCCGTCCGCGGCAGCGGCAGCGGCAGCCTCGACGACCGGCGCCGAGGTCGTCGTGGCCCTCACCAACGACGAGTCCGCGCGGCGCGTCGCCGAGGAGGGCGTACGCCTCGCGCACGAGCTCGGCGCGTCCGTCCGGTTCGTGCACGTGCTGCCCGAGAGGCTCGACGTCCAGGAGCGCACAGACGCCGCAGAGCCGACGTTCGCCGCAGCCATGGCAGCGCTGCGCCGGACGGGACCGCACGCCCGGGCCACGTTCGAGTCCACGACCGGCGACCCCGTGGAGCTGCTCGTCGCCCGCTGCGCGGACGCCCGGATGCTCGTCATCGGCGCGGACTCCGAGGGCGGGGTCGTCGGGGCGCTCTGCCGCGAGCGCGTCACCTGCCCGGTCCACGAGGTGGCGCCGTGA
- a CDS encoding SDR family NAD(P)-dependent oxidoreductase: protein MNSYGLGGRVAVVTGGASGIGRACAHVLARSGADVSIWDRDRAAIDLVLKELEAYDFRSHGAVVDVGDAAAVDAAMDEVREALGHVDIAVCNAGIGGAAATSGDYTDEEWHEVIRVNLDGVFYTQRAAIRAMKASGRGGSIINMASILGAVGFPTASAYTAAKHGVVGLTQVAAWEHAADHIRVNAVGPGFIRTPLVETHLDAAALESLAAQHALQRIGEPEEVAELVAWLASDGASFATGTYYPIDGGFLAR, encoded by the coding sequence ATGAACAGCTACGGCTTGGGCGGCAGGGTGGCCGTCGTCACCGGCGGCGCCTCGGGCATCGGCCGCGCCTGCGCCCACGTGTTGGCCCGCTCGGGCGCCGACGTCTCGATCTGGGACCGCGACCGTGCAGCCATCGACCTCGTGCTCAAGGAGCTCGAGGCGTACGACTTCCGCAGCCACGGTGCCGTCGTGGACGTGGGCGACGCCGCCGCGGTCGACGCGGCCATGGACGAGGTGCGTGAGGCCCTCGGCCACGTCGACATCGCCGTGTGCAACGCCGGCATCGGCGGGGCTGCCGCGACGAGCGGCGACTACACCGACGAGGAGTGGCACGAGGTCATCCGGGTCAACCTCGACGGCGTGTTCTACACCCAGCGGGCGGCGATCAGGGCGATGAAGGCCTCGGGCCGCGGTGGCTCGATCATCAACATGGCCTCGATCCTCGGCGCCGTCGGGTTCCCCACCGCGAGCGCGTACACCGCCGCCAAGCACGGGGTCGTCGGGCTCACCCAGGTCGCCGCGTGGGAGCACGCCGCCGACCACATCCGCGTCAACGCCGTCGGCCCCGGCTTCATCCGGACGCCGCTGGTCGAGACCCACCTCGACGCCGCGGCGCTGGAGTCACTGGCCGCCCAGCACGCGCTGCAGCGGATCGGCGAGCCCGAGGAGGTCGCCGAGCTGGTGGCCTGGCTCGCCAGCGACGGCGCCTCCTTCGCGACCGGCACGTACTACCCCATCGACGGCGGGTTCCTCGCCCGCTGA
- a CDS encoding universal stress protein, whose translation MTTHVTPQLAPVVVLAPVVVGVDSDDPVQAVLDTAADLATATAHPLHVVNATGVGIVPWTPEMVGRQEARTEAVRASLEARSRVEVTAETVFTSPAKALVDASHGAALVVLGAGRFGAVSAAVLGATTSQVAAHAECPVLVVPHDGLLRHDGPVVVGVDIDPHSEPALEYAFAEAARRSVPLVAVHSWWWESPDAFMSGHEWEDDFGAVADTQHRQLAEMLAGWQDKYPDVQVRTEVVRGQAVSTLCDEAQGAQLLVVGSRGRGGFRGLLLGSVSTRLLHQSPCPVAVVPSFPRPARERRGRS comes from the coding sequence ATGACCACCCACGTCACCCCCCAGCTCGCCCCCGTCGTCGTCCTCGCGCCCGTCGTCGTCGGCGTCGACTCCGACGACCCCGTGCAGGCCGTCCTCGACACCGCGGCCGACCTCGCGACGGCGACGGCCCACCCGCTCCACGTCGTCAACGCGACCGGTGTCGGCATCGTCCCCTGGACCCCCGAGATGGTCGGCCGCCAGGAGGCCCGGACGGAGGCCGTCCGGGCGAGCCTCGAGGCCCGCAGCCGTGTCGAGGTCACCGCCGAGACGGTGTTCACCAGCCCGGCCAAGGCACTCGTCGACGCCAGCCACGGCGCCGCGCTCGTCGTCCTGGGCGCGGGCCGCTTCGGCGCCGTGTCCGCGGCAGTGCTCGGAGCGACGACCTCGCAGGTCGCAGCGCACGCCGAGTGCCCCGTCCTCGTGGTGCCCCACGACGGGCTCCTGCGGCACGACGGACCCGTCGTGGTGGGCGTGGACATCGACCCGCACAGCGAGCCGGCCCTCGAGTACGCCTTCGCCGAGGCCGCCCGGCGCTCGGTCCCGCTGGTGGCCGTCCACTCCTGGTGGTGGGAGTCGCCCGACGCCTTCATGTCGGGGCACGAGTGGGAGGACGACTTCGGCGCGGTGGCCGACACCCAGCACCGGCAGCTCGCCGAGATGCTGGCCGGGTGGCAGGACAAGTACCCCGACGTGCAGGTGCGCACCGAGGTCGTCCGTGGCCAGGCCGTCTCGACCCTGTGCGACGAGGCGCAGGGTGCCCAGCTGCTCGTCGTCGGCAGCCGCGGCCGTGGGGGCTTCCGCGGCCTGCTGCTCGGGTCGGTGAGCACACGGTTGCTGCACCAGAGCCCGTGCCCGGTGGCCGTGGTGCCCTCGTTCCCACGCCCGGCCCGGGAGCGGAGGGGGCGGTCATGA